Below is a window of Equus quagga isolate Etosha38 chromosome 4, UCLA_HA_Equagga_1.0, whole genome shotgun sequence DNA.
TCCACTTTACAACTTCCTTAATAAACTTCCTCAAGTTTCTTTCCATGCCTTCCTTATCTTTACTTTATGCACTCTCtgcaatggataggtcatccataAACATGCCTACAGCTGCCCCAGTCACtcaaaaaacattatttctattAAGCGCTAGTAGATTCATCCTCCTAAGCTATCTCACCTGGTCGTTCAGGGGATGCTCTCTCCACAAACCGGCCACTGCATCTGAGTTCTCAACCTCAATTTTTGATGACCATCTGCCAAGTCACCAAGTGACTGCTCTCTTCTTCACTGCTCACTCCCTTCCTATCTAATATGTGACCAAGTCCTAGTGACCATATGTTCTCAATTCTTTTGCATctatctctcttcctcctcattaCTCCCAATGTCATGTCACTCATTGACTAGGCATTTGGCATGCATTTGAATCACtaggagagaatttttaaaatgcagatattaGACCCCATTCTTGACTCACTGAATAAATTTCTACATTAATACCTCACAGCtatattttgcaaaaaaattCCTCAGACAATTCTGATGTGTAATCTGCTTGGAAACCACTGGACAAGAGTATTAGCTTCCCACATAAAATTCCTGATTCCAACTTGCCCTTCCAGAAGTCTACCTTTCTTAAATactatgtatttaattttaaaaataccttacaACACCACTCTCTGTCTTTAAGTTTTCAGTGCATGCTTATTGCCTGAGGAATACAATTCAAGATCCTTCACATGCGTTTGCATTTACTTCATTACCTAGGCCCTtcaacttcttttcctttgacCCAACAACCATGTTCCACACACAGAATTTCCCTATTATGCTCCATGGTATCCTCAAAACTTTAACACATACTTagaatgaatttccttttttctaaatctgtttctgcacatttttaagtgaaattaccctattttttccatttgttaattCCCCCAAAATAGATCTCATCAATTATAGAGATAATAAAAAAACTTAAGGAGAAATTCTGatgtgtataattttatttcaactctcttctcTATACTTTCACATTACAAATccttggtgattttttttcatttactcaatTCCATTTCAGGCAGCACCCAGTGAGGACatgcaaaaggaaaatggaacattGCTGACACGGTTTATTCTCACAGGACTTACGTATCAACCAGAGTGGCacatccccctcttcctggtattCTTGGTTGTATATTTCACCACTATTGTGGGGAACCTTGTTCTGATTGCTCTTATATGGAATGACCCTCAActtcacacccccatgtacttatTCCTTGGGAGTTTGGCTTTTGTGGATGCTTGGATATCATCCACAGTGACCCCCAAGATGCTGGTCAACTTCTTTGCCACGAGTaagatgatctctctctctgaatgcatgatacaatttttttcctttgcattcagtGTAACCACAGAATGTTTTCTACTGGCAACGATGGCATATGATCGCTATGTGGCCATATGCAAACCTTTACTTTATCCAGTGATTATGACCAACAGACTATGCATTAGGCTATTAGTTTTGTCCTTTTTAGGTGGCTTTCTTCATGTCTTAATTCATATAGGATTTTTATTCAGATTAACCTTCTGCAGTTCCATCATAATACATCATTTTTACTGTGACATTATGCCATTGTTTAAGATTTCCTGTACTGACCCTTCTATTAACATTCTGGTGGTATTTACTTTCTCTGGTTCAATACAGGTGTTCACCATTCTGACTGTTCTTGTCTCTTATACACTTGTTCTCTTTACAATCTTAAAAAGGAAGTCTGCACAAGGCATCAggaaagccttctccacctgtggagcccatctcttctctgtctctttataCTATGGCCCTCTTCTCTTCATGTATGTGCGCCCTGGATCTGCACAGAGAGATGACCAAGATATGATGGACTCTCTATTTTACACTGTCATCATTCCTTTGTTAAATCCAATTATCTACAgcctgagaaataagaaagtcATAAATTCACTGGCAAAAATGCTAAAGAGAAATGTTTAGATCTCATACTAATatctattctctttttattaaaacaGTCACACAATTGTAAAGATGAGATGTGGCTCTGCTTTGCTTTGTGTACAAAGTTTTTTGCAGTTATAATTGCTTTAGCGTTTAATGACAAGGTGGGAGTACCTATTAAACACCTTCATGTATGTATCTGTTTTTCAAAAACTGAGAAACAACTTTAAGCAGGTGATCATgccatattaaaataattaaagaagaaaagaaattaaacattttatatgctGTATGTTTTCAATGTGGCTTCATAAGTGCTTTAAGCAGTAAAAGAGTGTAGTTCCTCTGAACAGGACTCGATGATGACGACTGTGATAATAATACAGCCGGGCAGCCTGGAGACTCATATCACATTTAGCTCCACAGTGGAGGCAGGTCTGTGTTTGAGTGAACAGAGGCAAATCCCAGTAATTCTGCTAGCCATCAAAAgtctttcatttcactttatttgGCACAGGGGGTATTTTACTTCCTGCGGGTATTCAACTCACAgatcacacagagacagaaaaagtaatgggaaaagaatgaagagaaaaagagaggagtgtTAAGAATAAAGTTTGGGCTAAACTGTAGGAGGATGCTCTTAGCCCAGTGTGTGTCTTTGAGTAGTGCGAAGAGAGAGTTGCCTCTCACTGTCAAAGACGCCTTGAAAGGGATCTTCCAGATGTCTATATTTTGTAGGATAATATGAAATGCTTCATAATCCAGAAATCTAAGAAGTGAGATTGCAGAATTTAATTGGGATGGGcatagagaggaaaaagaagtggTGGAATAGGAAGCAAATGGTTGCAATCttcctataattaaaaaaaggaaaccagtaatatacagaaatcagtaaaatataaatgttattggAATGTGTTGTTGACAATGAGAGGCCTCACAGTGCATACTAccaaatttcaattaattttaagaagataTGGTGTCATAGTGTCCAGTGGGTATCTGGGGAAGACATGAAAATGAGCAAGAGTTTGGATGTTTTGTGCCCTACAAGTCCTTCACTGTTCGTTTTTATCACACTCCATACTCTAACTATGATGAGCGACTGTCTTCAGGTCCACCCCTGGCCTTCCTCTCTCATCACTGTTTCCATACACATTCCTGCTGATACCACTCAGACCCTCCCCCTGGGAACTAACAGCCTCTGTGAGCTGCAAAACTCTAGTAACTTACTTCCTACATCTTGTGGATGCTCTCTTACTTCTCAAACATTGCTGACAGATTGTTCTTCATAAAGAGAACTCTGATTAAATCATATTcctctcaaaaaattttaatgtttgtcATTGCTAACAGATTATGTGCATAGAcggtatctgtgtgtgtgtatatatacatatgcatttgtttgtgtttatttgttcatgtGTGTCcagattataaaatatataaacatatctacaaatataaacacatacatataaatatatctaaacATACATGGAGATAAGATTACATACACAAAAACCTATCTAcctatacataaatacatatatttaaacgTACATATAAGTAATATACATCACCCTGCATTTGCTTCCTGGCATTATTTGAAGTCCTTTCCAGTAAAACTTTGGTTAAACTCAAGTCTCTTCCTCTACAATTCTCCTAATGGAACCTGGGTTATATTCAAAGTATGTTACTTGAAGCCTTGTGGACACACCATCCTTTTGTTAATACAGGTACATACTTTTGTTAATATAGGTCTCTCTACAAAAatgtccccaccaccaccaccaagtgCCCTATCTTCTTTTATGATTGAAGTGCTATCCTTTCTTCAAGGTCTATCTTAAATATTATAGCTTCCACGATGCATTTCCAGATTACTTTGAAGAGGATAGGAATACTCCTTCATTTGAAACATTCAGTAGTTTATGTATTCTTTTAAGACAAAAATGACCTTGTGTAATAGCTATTTTTGGGCTACAGGCTTTTTTAGATTACAGTTTACATGTCTTTAgtactttttttatcttttccagtgCTTAACACAGTGGTTCACATACATGAGGTCCTAAATAAGTATTTGTGAACTATTTGTGAAATTGAATTGAATCTGAGAACACAAGTATATCGAATGCAGTGAGTGCGTTGCCCtttttcaatatgttttattgaagtcatattggtttataactgtaaatttcaggtgcacttATTACATATCAGCTCTGTATGGAccgcatcatgttcaccagcaaaagtctagtttccatcagtcaccacacatgtgcccctttgcccCGTTTACCCTCCCCCAACACCTTCCTCTCGTCTAAGCACAAACAcgttctctgtatccatgtgtttgtttgcttatcttgcacatgtgagtgaaatcataccgtattggtctttctctgatttatttcagttagcataatactttcaaggtccacttgtgttgtcacaaatgggatgatttcatctttttatggctcagtagaatttcattatacatatataccacttctttttaaatttttaaaaaaaatttatatacaaattttatttatatataaatatagctttcggatgtacatcataatatattccgaattctgtgtagattacatcatgttcaccacccaaaaactaattatagtccatcccctcacaggtgagcctaatcaccccttttaccctccctcctcccccattcccctatggtaaccaccaatccaatctccattgctatgtgtttgtttttatcttctacttatgagtgagatcatatggcatttgactttctccttctgacttatttcactcagcataataccctcaagttccatccatgttgtcacaaatggccagatttcattggtttttatggctgagtagtattccattgtgtgtataccacatcttctttatccatttgtcccttcttgggcacctaggttgtttccaagtcttggatattgtgaataatgctgcaatgaacaaaggggtgcatatCTCTTgttgatgaacataggggtgcacttATGTTTTTGTGCTattagcagtggaatagctggatcatatggcatttatattcttaatttttttaggaatctccatatggttttccaaagtggctacaccagtttgcactcccaccaacagtgtaggaaaattcccttttctctacatcctctccaaaacttatttcctgttttcttaattatagccattctgatggacatgaagtgatatctcattgtagttttgatgcacatttccctgaaaattagtgatgttgaatatgttttcatgtgcctgttggccatctgtatatcacctttggagaaatgtctgttcagatctttgcccatattttaattgggttgttagttttcatgttgttgagatgtatgtgttctttatgtattgtgaatattaaccccttatcagataaattgtttgcaaatatcttctcccaattgttaggttgtctttttattttgttgatggtttcctttgctgtgcagaagctttttagtttgatgtaattccACTTGTTTACGtcttctattgtttcccttgtccggtcagacatggtacttgaaaatatgctgctaagacggatgtcaaagagcatactgcctaggTTTACTTCTAcaggttttatggtttcaggtcttacattcaagtctttaatccattttgagtttatttttgtgtatggtgcaaggtaatggtctactttcattctttcgcatgtggctgtccagttttcctaacaccatttattgaagagactttcctttctccattgtacattcttggctgctttgtcaaaaattagctgtccacatatgcatgggtttatttctgggttctcaagtCTGTCCATTGatgtctgtgtctgtttttgtgccagtaccacgctgtcttgattaccagagagtgtgatacctccagcttcgttcttttttctcaggattcctttggctatttgaggtcttttgtttcatataaattttaggattctttattctatttctgtgaaaaatatcgtTGGAACTTTGagatggattgcattgaatctgaagattgctttagaaattatggacattttaactatgttaatttttccaatccaagagcacagaatatctttccgtttcattgtgtcttctgtaatttctttcaacaatgttttatagttttcactgtatgtctttcacctctttggttaagtttattcctaggtatttctgttgttgttgtcattgcaattgtaaatgggattgtattcttaatttctctttctgctactttgttattagtgtatagatacacaacttatttttttatcttgattttgtatcctgcagctttatgatattcatctattatttctaaaagttttttggtggattatttAAGGTTTCCTATATctaaagtcatgtcatctgcaaatagtgacagttttacttctttttttccaatttggatcccttttgtttctttttcttgcctgattgctctgactaggatttccaatactatgttaaataagactggtgaaagtaggcatccttgtctggttcttgttcttaagaggcatagctttcagtttttctccattgagaatgatattaggtgtgggtttgtcatatatggcctttattatgttgaggtactttccttatatacccattttattcagagttttggtcataaatggatgttgtatcttgtcaaatgttttctctgcatctattgagatgattaggtactttttagtcttcattttgttaatgttgtgtatgacattgattgatttgtgggtgttgaaccagcCCTGTATGCCTGGAATAAATCGCACTTattcatggtgtatgatctttttaatgtattcctgtattcgatttgctagtactttgttgaggatttttgcattgatgttcatcagtgatattggcctgtaacttttttttttgtatcgtCCTTATCTGGTTTCGGTATCAGGGTAACGTTGACTTCATAGGATGAGTgaggaagcttctcctcctcttcaaatttttggaagaatttgaaaaggatagatattCAGTCTTCATTGAATGTTTAGtgaaattcaccagggaagccatctggtcctggacttctattttttggtaggttttttattactgtttcaatctccttactggtgattggtctattcaaactctctatttcttcttgattcagttttgcaaGCTCGtatgattccaagaatttatccatttcttctagattatccaatttgttggcatatagcttttcatagtattctcttataatgtttCGTATTTCTGcagtgtccattgtaatttctcctctttcatttctgattttttttatttgagccttctctcttttttcttggtgagtctagctaaaggtttgtcaattttgtttatgttttcgaagaaccagctcttagtttcattgattttttataCTGTcatcttagtctctatttcatttatttctgctctgatttttattatttccttccttctactgatttggggatttgtttgttcttttgagtgcattgttagattatttgagatttttcttgtttgttgaggtaggcttcCTTCTATTAACTTCCCTCTTAGAGCTGCTTTTGttgtattccataaattttggcatgtcatattttcatcttcatttgtctccaggtatttcttttatttctccttttatttcttcatttacccaatcattgttcagccACATTttgatttccacatatttgtggcttttccaattttcttcctgtagttaatttctattttcctactgttgtggtcagaaaagatgcttggtattctTTCAATCTTTCTGATAACTCTGCTCATATCCTTTTTGCCCATTGTGGGGAACCTTGTTCTGATTGCAGTCATCTGCAATGACCCTCACCTTCACCGTCAAGTGTACTTATTCCTTTGGAGTTTGGTTTTTGTGGATATTTGGTTACCATCCACTGTAAGCCTCAAGAGTCTGCTCAACTTCCTAGAGAAGAGTAAGATATCTTTCTCTGAATGCATAATacaattgttttcctttatattcaGTGCAACtacagaatgttttatttttttcagcagtGAAATTTGGTCACTATGTG
It encodes the following:
- the LOC124238517 gene encoding olfactory receptor 5H2-like; this translates as MQKENGTLLTRFILTGLTYQPEWHIPLFLVFLVVYFTTIVGNLVLIALIWNDPQLHTPMYLFLGSLAFVDAWISSTVTPKMLVNFFATSKMISLSECMIQFFSFAFSVTTECFLLATMAYDRYVAICKPLLYPVIMTNRLCIRLLVLSFLGGFLHVLIHIGFLFRLTFCSSIIIHHFYCDIMPLFKISCTDPSINILVVFTFSGSIQVFTILTVLVSYTLVLFTILKRKSAQGIRKAFSTCGAHLFSVSLYYGPLLFMYVRPGSAQRDDQDMMDSLFYTVIIPLLNPIIYSLRNKKVINSLAKMLKRNV